In Oryza sativa Japonica Group chromosome 3, ASM3414082v1, one DNA window encodes the following:
- the LOC4334169 gene encoding uDP-glucose 6-dehydrogenase 3, which produces MVKICCIGAGYVGGPTMAVIALKCPAIEVVVVDISKPRIDAWNSEQLPIYEPGLDEVVKECRGRNLFFSTDVEKHVAEADIIFVSVNTPTKTRGLGAGKAADLTYWESAARMIADVSKSDKIVVEKSTVPVKTAEAIEKILTHNSKGINYQILSNPEFLAEGTAIDDLFKPDRVLIGGRETAEGRKAVQALKSVYAHWVPEDRIITTNLWSAELSKLAANAFLAQRISSVNAISALCEATGANVTEVAYAVGKDSRIGPKFLNASVGFGGSCFQKDILNLVYICECNGLPEVANYWKQVIKINDYQKSRFVNRVVSSMFNTVSGKKIAVLGFAFKKDTGDTRETPAIDVCHGLLGDKAQISIYDPQVTEDQIQRDLAMGKFDWDHPMHLQPTSPTAFKQVSVVWDAYEATKNAHGLCILTEWDEFKTLDYQKIYDNMQKPAFVFDGRNVVDPEKLREIGFIVYSIGKPLDAWLKDMPAVA; this is translated from the coding sequence ATGGTGAAGATCTGCTGCATCGGAGCTGGGTACGTGGGCGGGCCGACCATGGCGGTGATCGCCCTCAAGTGCCCGGCGATCGAGGTGGTGGTCGTCGACATCTCCAAGCCGCGCATCGACGCCTGGAACAGCGAGCAGCTGCCGATCTACGAGCCGGGGCTCGACGAGGTGGTCAAGGAGTGCAGGGGCAGGAACCTCTTCTTCAGCACGGACGTCGAGAAGCACGTCGCGGAGGCGGACATCATCTTCGTGTCCGTGAACACGCCGACCAAGACGCGCGGCCTCGGCGCCGGCAAGGCGGCCGACCTCACCTACtgggagagcgcggcgaggatGATCGCCGACGTGTCCAAGTCCGACAAGATCGTCGTCGAGAAGTCCACCGTGCCGGTCAAGACGGCCGAGGCGATCGAGAAGATCCTGACGCACAACAGCAAGGGCATCAACTACCAGATCCTCTCCAACCCGGAGTTCCTCGCCGAGGGCACCGCTATTGACGACCTGTTCAAGCCCGACCGCGTCCTCATCGGCGGCCGCGAGAcggcggaggggaggaaggCCGTGCAGGCGCTCAAGTCGGTGTACGCGCACTGGGTGCCCGAGGACAGGATCATCACCACCAACCTCTGGTCCGCCGAGCTCTCCAAGCTCGCCGCGAACGCGTTCCTGGCGCAGAGGATCTCGTCGGTGAACGCCATCTCGGCGCTCTGCGAGGCCACCGGCGCGAACGTCACCGAGGTGGCGTACGCCGTCGGCAAGGACTCGAGGATTGGCCCCAAATTCCTCAACGCCAGCGTTGGATTCGGCGGCTCCTGCTTCCAGAAGGACATCCTGAATCTGGTGTACATCTGCGAATGCAATGGCCTCCCCGAGGTTGCGAACTACTGGAAGCAGGTGATCAAGATCAACGACTACCAGAAGAGCCGGTTCGTGAACCGGGTGGTGTCGTCCATGTTCAACACGGTGTCGGGCAAGAAGATCGCCGTGCTGGGGTTCGCGTTCAAGAAGGACACCGGCGACACGAGGGAGACGCCGGCGATCGACGTGTGCCACGGCCTGCTCGGCGACAAGGCGCAGATCAGCATCTACGACCCGCAGGTGACGGAGGACCAGATCCAGCGGGACCTCGCCATGGGCAAGTTCGACTGGGACCACCCGATGCACCTGCAGCCGACGAGCCCCACGGCGTTCAAGCAGGTGAGCGTGGTGTGGGACGCGTACGAGGCCACCAAGAACGCCCATGGCCTCTGCATCCTCACCGAGTGGGACGAGTTCAAGACGCTCGACTACCAGAAGATCTACGACAACATGCAGAAGCCGGCGTTCGTCTTCGACGGCCGCAACGTCGTCGACCCGGAGAAGCTCAGGGAGATCGGCTTCATCGTCTACTCCATCGGCAAGCCGCTCGACGCCTGGCTCAAGGACATGCCCGCCGTGGCATGA
- the LOC4334170 gene encoding probable WRKY transcription factor 57: MAGAEWSPFDGDAAFAEYSSAVLAELGGWAAPGEEGGAGMMVPAALDLPVDVVGAAAREEEEEEEEAPARSGDGAAAAASSSSSGEPAAPDKRPAAAEAAPAAAATATATAKKGQKRARQPRFAFMTKSEIDHLEDGYRWRKYGQKAVKNSPFPRSYYRCTNSKCTVKKRVERSSDDPSVVITTYEGQHCHHTASFQRGVGGAAVAAHIHGAAAVALAEQMSAFVSPPPQPHMLYGLPRLHPPSSETAVSCSMPTTTSLQELNNSEGLQRPGYNNSPQAAVTIAQRPPSPSVPPAVSFDKGLLDDIVPPGVRLG; this comes from the exons GTCGGCGGTGCTGGCCGAGCTCGGCGGGTGGGCGGCGCCGGGCGAGGAAGGCGGCGCGGGGATGATGGTACCGGCGGCGCTGGATCTGCCGGTGGATgtggtgggggcggcggcgcgggaggaggaggaggaggaggaggaggcgccggcgagatcgggcgacggcgccgccgccgccgcgtcgtcgagcTCTAGCGGGGAGCCCGCCGCCCCCGACAagcgaccggccgccgccgaggcagC gccggcggcggcggcgacggcgacggcgacggcgaagaagGGGCAGAAGAGGGCGAGGCAGCCGCGGTTCGCGTTCATGACCAAGAGCGAGATTGACCACCTCGAGGATGGCTACAGGTGGAGGAAGTATGGGCAAAAGGCGGTCAAGAACAGCCCATTCCCAAG GAGCTACTACAGGTGCACCAACAGCAAGTGCACTGTGAAGAAGCGCGTGGAGCGGTCTTCCGACGACCCTTCCGTCGTGATCACCACCTACGAGGGCCAGCACTGCCACCACACCGCCTCCTTccagcgcggcgtcggcggcgccgccgtcgcggcgcacatccacggcgcggcggccgtcgccctcgccgagCAAATGTCGGCGttcgtctcgccgccgccacagccgcaTATGCTGTACGGTTTACCCCGGTTGCACCCGCCGTCCTCCGAGACCGCCGTCAGCTGCTcgatgccgacgacgacgtctttGCAGGAGCTGAACAATAGCGAGGGGCTACAACGCCCTGGCTATAATAATAGCCCCCaggcggcggtgaccatcgcgcagcggccgccgtcgccgtcggtgcCTCCGGCTGTTTCGTTTGACAAGGGGCTACTTGATGATATTGTGCCTCCTGGAGTTAGACTTGGATGA